The Candidatus Pantoea soli genome window below encodes:
- the rplK gene encoding 50S ribosomal protein L11 encodes MAKKVQAYVKLQVAAGMANPSPPVGPALGQQGVNIMEFCKAFNAKTESLEKGLPTPVVITVYSDRSFTFVTKTPPAAVLLKKAAGIKSGSGKPNKDKVGKVTRAQVREIAETKAADMTGADVEAMTRSIEGTARSMGLVVED; translated from the coding sequence AAGCTGCAGGTTGCAGCTGGTATGGCTAACCCGAGCCCACCAGTTGGTCCGGCTCTGGGTCAGCAGGGTGTTAACATCATGGAATTCTGTAAAGCGTTCAACGCCAAAACAGAATCACTGGAAAAAGGTCTGCCGACCCCAGTTGTTATCACCGTTTACAGCGACCGTTCTTTCACCTTCGTTACCAAAACGCCTCCGGCTGCCGTTCTGCTGAAAAAAGCAGCGGGCATCAAGTCTGGTTCTGGTAAGCCGAACAAAGACAAAGTCGGTAAAGTAACGCGTGCTCAGGTGCGTGAAATTGCAGAAACCAAAGCTGCGGACATGACTGGTGCTGACGTAGAAGCGATGACTCGCTCTATCGAAGGTACTGCTCGTTCCATGGGCCTGGTAGTGGAGGACTAA
- the rplA gene encoding 50S ribosomal protein L1 → MAKLTKRMRVIRDKVDATKQYDINEAVALLKELATAKFVESVDVAVNLGIDARKSDQNVRGATVLPHGTGRSVRVAVFTQGANAEAAKAAGAELVGMEDLADQIKKGEMNFDVVIASPDAMRVVGQLGQVLGPRGLMPNPKVGTVTPNVAEAVKNAKAGQVRYRNDKNGIIHTTIGKVDFDADKLKENLESLLVALKKAKPSQAKGVYIKKVSISTTMGAGVAVDQAGLNAAAN, encoded by the coding sequence ATGGCTAAGCTGACCAAGCGCATGCGCGTGATCCGTGACAAAGTTGATGCGACCAAACAGTACGACATCAACGAAGCTGTTGCTCTGCTGAAAGAACTGGCTACCGCTAAATTCGTAGAGAGCGTGGACGTTGCTGTTAACCTCGGCATCGATGCACGTAAATCTGACCAGAACGTACGTGGTGCAACTGTACTGCCACACGGTACTGGCCGTTCCGTCCGCGTTGCCGTATTTACCCAGGGCGCAAACGCTGAAGCTGCTAAAGCTGCAGGCGCTGAGCTGGTAGGTATGGAAGATCTGGCTGACCAGATCAAGAAAGGCGAAATGAACTTTGACGTTGTTATTGCTTCTCCGGATGCAATGCGCGTTGTTGGCCAGCTGGGCCAGGTTCTGGGCCCACGCGGTCTGATGCCAAACCCGAAAGTCGGTACTGTAACGCCGAACGTTGCTGAAGCGGTTAAAAACGCTAAAGCCGGTCAGGTTCGTTACCGTAACGACAAAAACGGCATCATCCACACCACCATCGGTAAAGTGGATTTCGATGCTGACAAACTGAAAGAAAACCTGGAATCCCTGCTGGTTGCGCTGAAAAAAGCGAAACCTTCACAGGCGAAAGGCGTGTACATCAAGAAAGTCAGCATCTCTACCACCATGGGCGCCGGCGTTGCCGTTGACCAGGCTGGTCTGAACGCAGCAGCAAACTAA
- the rplJ gene encoding 50S ribosomal protein L10: protein MALNLQGKQAIVAEVNEVAKGALSAVVADSRGVTVDKMTELRKAGREAGVIMRVVRNTLLTRAVEGTPFECLKDTFVGPTLIAYSMEHPGAAARLFKEFAKANANFEVKAAAFEGELIPAAQIDRLATLPTYEEALARLMSTMKEAAAGKLVRTLAAVRDAKEAA, encoded by the coding sequence ATGGCATTAAATCTTCAAGGCAAACAAGCAATTGTTGCTGAAGTTAACGAAGTAGCCAAAGGCGCGCTTTCAGCGGTTGTTGCGGATTCCCGTGGCGTGACCGTTGATAAAATGACTGAACTGCGTAAAGCAGGTCGTGAAGCTGGCGTTATCATGCGTGTTGTTCGCAACACCCTGCTGACCCGCGCTGTTGAAGGTACTCCTTTCGAGTGCCTGAAAGACACGTTTGTTGGTCCGACCCTGATTGCATACTCGATGGAACACCCGGGCGCTGCTGCTCGTCTGTTCAAAGAGTTCGCGAAAGCGAATGCAAACTTTGAGGTCAAAGCTGCAGCCTTTGAAGGTGAGCTGATCCCGGCGGCACAAATTGACCGTCTGGCAACGCTGCCGACTTACGAAGAAGCACTGGCACGTCTGATGTCGACCATGAAAGAAGCCGCTGCTGGCAAACTGGTCCGCACTCTGGCTGCTGTTCGCGACGCAAAAGAAGCGGCTTAA
- the rplL gene encoding 50S ribosomal protein L7/L12: MSITKDQILEAVAAMSVMEVVELVSAMEEKFGVSAAAAVAVAAGPAEAVEEKTEFDVILKAAGANKVAVIKAVRGATGLGLKEAKDLVEAAPAAIKEGISKDDAAALEAALKEAGAEVEVK; the protein is encoded by the coding sequence ATGTCTATCACTAAAGATCAAATCCTGGAAGCCGTTGCAGCTATGTCCGTAATGGAAGTAGTTGAGCTGGTTTCTGCTATGGAAGAAAAATTCGGCGTGTCTGCTGCTGCTGCTGTAGCTGTAGCTGCTGGCCCGGCTGAAGCTGTTGAAGAGAAAACTGAATTCGACGTTATCCTGAAAGCGGCTGGCGCGAACAAAGTTGCAGTAATCAAAGCAGTACGTGGCGCAACTGGTCTGGGCCTGAAAGAAGCTAAAGACCTGGTTGAAGCTGCTCCAGCTGCAATCAAAGAAGGCATCAGCAAAGACGACGCAGCTGCACTTGAAGCTGCTCTGAAAGAAGCTGGCGCTGAAGTTGAAGTTAAGTAA
- the rpoB gene encoding DNA-directed RNA polymerase subunit beta, translating into MVYSYTEKKRIRKDFGKRPQVLDVPYLLSIQLDSFQKFIEQDPEGQYGLEAAFRSVFPIASYSGNSELQYVSYRLGEPVFDVTECQIRGVTYSAPLRVKLRLVIYEREAPEGTVKDIKEQEVYMGEIPLMTDNGTFVINGTERVIVSQLHRSPGVFFDSDKGKTHSSGKVLYNARIIPYRGSWLDFEFDPKDNLFVRIDRRRKLPASIILRALDYTTEQILDLFFEKVVFEIRDNKLQMELVPERLRGETASFDIEANGTVYVEKGRRITARHIRQLEKDNIQHIEVPVEYIAGKVVAKDYIDLNTGELIVPANMELSLDLLAKLSQSGHKRIETLFTNDLDHGPYISETLRVDPTNDRLSALVEIYRMMRPGEPPTREAAENLFENLFFSEDRYDLSAVGRMKFNRSLLRNEIEGSGILSKDDIIEVMKKLIGIRNGIGEVDDIDHLGNRRIRSVGEMAENQFRVGLVRVERAVKERLSLGDLDTLMPQDMINAKPISAAVKEFFGSSQLSQFMDQNNPLSEITHKRRISALGPGGLTRERAGFEVRDVHPTHYGRVCPIETPEGPNIGLINSLSVYAQTNEYGFLETPYRRVVDGKVSDEIHYLSAIEEGNYVIAQANTNLAEDGSFVDDLVTCRSKGESSLFSRDQVDYMDVSTQQVVSVGASLIPFLEHDDANRALMGANMQRQAVPTLRADKPLVGTGMERAVAVDSGVTAVAKRGGTVQYVDASRIVIKVNEDEMYPGEAGIDIYNLTKYTRSNQNTCINQMPCVSLGEPIERGDVLADGPSTDLGELALGQNMRVAFMPWNGYNFEDSILVSERVVQEDRFTTIHIQELACVSRDTKLGPEEITADIPNVGEAALSKLDESGIVYIGAEVTGGDILVGKVTPKGETQLTPEEKLLRAIFGEKASDVKDSSLRVPNGVSGTVIDVQVFTRDGVEKDKRALEIEEMQLKQAKKDLSEELQILEAGLFSRIQAVLIAGGVEAEKLEKLPRERWLELGLTDEEKQNALEQLAEQYDELKHEFEKKLEAKRRKITQGDDLAPGVLKIVKVYLAVKRQIQPGDKMAGRHGNKGVISKINPIEDMPYDENGTPVDIVLNPLGVPSRMNIGQILETHLGMAAKGIGEKINAMLKKQEEVAKLREFIQRAYDLGTDVRQKVDLNTFSDDEVLRLAENLKKGMPIATPVFDGAKEIEIKELLQLGGLPSSGQITLFDGRTGEQFERQVTVGYMYMLKLNHLVDDKMHARSTGSYSLVTQQPLGGKAQFGGQRFGEMEVWALEAYGAAYTLQEMLTVKSDDVNGRTKMYKNIVDGNHQMEPGMPESFNVLLKEIRSLGINIELEDE; encoded by the coding sequence ATGGTTTACTCCTATACCGAGAAAAAACGTATTCGTAAGGATTTTGGTAAACGTCCACAAGTTCTGGATGTGCCTTATCTCCTTTCTATCCAGCTTGACTCGTTCCAGAAGTTTATCGAGCAAGATCCAGAAGGCCAGTACGGTCTGGAAGCAGCCTTCCGCTCCGTATTCCCAATCGCGAGCTACAGCGGCAACTCTGAGTTGCAGTATGTCAGCTACCGCCTGGGTGAGCCTGTCTTTGACGTAACTGAATGTCAGATCCGTGGCGTGACTTACTCAGCACCGCTGCGCGTGAAACTGCGTCTGGTGATCTACGAGCGCGAAGCGCCGGAAGGCACCGTAAAAGACATTAAAGAACAAGAAGTGTACATGGGCGAAATTCCGCTCATGACCGACAACGGTACCTTTGTTATCAACGGTACTGAGCGTGTTATCGTTTCTCAGCTGCATCGTAGTCCTGGCGTATTCTTTGACAGCGATAAGGGTAAAACGCACTCTTCCGGTAAAGTGCTGTATAACGCACGTATTATCCCTTACCGCGGTTCATGGCTCGACTTTGAGTTTGACCCGAAAGACAACCTGTTCGTCCGTATTGACCGTCGCCGTAAGCTGCCGGCCAGTATCATCCTGCGCGCGCTGGATTACACCACTGAGCAGATCCTCGATCTGTTCTTTGAAAAAGTGGTGTTTGAAATCCGCGACAACAAGCTGCAGATGGAACTGGTGCCTGAGCGCCTGCGTGGTGAAACCGCCTCCTTCGATATCGAAGCCAACGGTACGGTCTACGTTGAGAAAGGTCGTCGCATCACTGCACGTCATATCCGTCAGCTGGAAAAAGACAACATTCAGCATATCGAAGTGCCGGTTGAGTACATCGCAGGCAAAGTGGTCGCGAAAGACTACATCGATCTGAATACTGGTGAGCTGATTGTTCCGGCGAACATGGAACTGTCACTGGATCTGCTGGCAAAACTGAGCCAGTCCGGTCACAAGCGCATTGAAACGCTGTTCACTAACGATCTGGATCACGGCCCGTACATCTCCGAGACCCTGCGTGTTGACCCAACCAACGATCGCCTGAGCGCGCTGGTTGAGATCTACCGTATGATGCGTCCGGGCGAGCCGCCAACGCGTGAAGCGGCAGAAAATCTGTTTGAGAACCTGTTCTTCTCAGAAGATCGTTACGATCTCTCTGCGGTAGGCCGCATGAAGTTCAACCGTTCTCTGCTGCGCAATGAGATCGAAGGTTCCGGTATTCTGAGCAAAGACGACATCATCGAAGTGATGAAGAAGCTCATCGGAATCCGTAACGGTATCGGCGAAGTGGATGATATTGACCACCTCGGCAACCGTCGTATTCGTTCCGTTGGCGAAATGGCCGAAAACCAGTTCCGCGTAGGTCTGGTGCGTGTAGAGCGTGCGGTGAAAGAGCGTCTCTCTCTGGGCGACCTCGACACCCTGATGCCGCAGGACATGATCAACGCCAAGCCAATTTCGGCGGCGGTGAAAGAGTTCTTTGGCTCAAGCCAGCTGTCCCAGTTCATGGACCAGAACAACCCGCTGTCTGAAATTACGCACAAACGTCGTATTTCTGCACTGGGTCCGGGCGGTCTGACCCGTGAACGTGCCGGCTTCGAAGTGCGAGACGTACACCCGACTCACTACGGTCGCGTCTGCCCAATCGAAACGCCGGAAGGTCCGAACATCGGTCTGATCAACTCCCTGTCTGTTTACGCGCAGACCAACGAATATGGCTTCCTTGAGACGCCGTACCGTCGCGTTGTAGATGGCAAAGTCAGCGATGAAATTCATTACCTCTCTGCGATTGAAGAGGGTAACTACGTTATCGCGCAGGCGAACACCAACCTGGCAGAAGATGGCAGCTTTGTTGACGATCTGGTCACCTGCCGTAGCAAAGGTGAATCGAGCCTGTTCAGCCGCGATCAGGTTGACTACATGGACGTTTCGACCCAGCAGGTCGTTTCCGTCGGTGCGTCATTGATCCCGTTCCTGGAGCACGATGATGCTAACCGCGCCCTGATGGGTGCGAACATGCAACGTCAGGCAGTACCCACCCTGCGTGCGGACAAGCCTCTGGTCGGTACCGGTATGGAACGTGCTGTTGCGGTCGACTCCGGTGTAACCGCGGTGGCGAAACGTGGTGGTACCGTTCAGTACGTGGATGCATCCCGTATCGTTATCAAAGTTAACGAAGATGAGATGTACCCGGGCGAAGCGGGCATTGATATCTACAACCTGACCAAGTACACCCGCTCTAACCAGAACACCTGTATCAACCAGATGCCGTGTGTCTCTCTGGGTGAGCCAATCGAGCGTGGCGACGTGCTGGCTGACGGCCCGTCTACCGACCTCGGTGAACTGGCGCTGGGTCAGAACATGCGCGTGGCGTTCATGCCATGGAACGGTTACAACTTCGAAGACTCCATCCTCGTTTCCGAGCGTGTTGTTCAGGAAGACCGTTTCACCACCATCCATATTCAGGAACTGGCTTGCGTGTCGCGTGACACCAAACTGGGGCCGGAAGAGATCACCGCGGATATCCCGAACGTGGGTGAAGCTGCGCTCTCCAAACTGGATGAATCCGGTATCGTTTATATCGGTGCGGAAGTGACCGGTGGCGACATTCTGGTCGGTAAAGTGACGCCGAAAGGTGAAACTCAGCTGACGCCGGAAGAGAAGCTGCTGCGTGCGATCTTCGGTGAAAAAGCCTCTGACGTTAAAGATTCGTCACTGCGCGTACCGAACGGCGTGTCTGGTACCGTTATCGACGTTCAGGTCTTTACCCGCGATGGCGTGGAAAAAGACAAACGCGCGCTGGAAATCGAAGAGATGCAGCTGAAGCAGGCGAAAAAAGACCTGTCGGAAGAACTGCAGATCCTTGAAGCGGGTCTGTTCAGCCGTATCCAGGCTGTGCTGATCGCCGGCGGCGTGGAAGCAGAGAAGCTGGAAAAACTGCCTCGTGAGCGCTGGCTGGAACTCGGCCTGACTGACGAAGAGAAGCAGAATGCGCTGGAGCAGCTGGCTGAGCAGTATGACGAGCTGAAGCACGAGTTTGAGAAGAAACTCGAAGCCAAGCGTCGCAAAATCACTCAGGGCGACGATCTGGCACCAGGCGTGCTGAAAATCGTCAAAGTGTATCTGGCCGTTAAACGTCAGATCCAGCCGGGTGACAAAATGGCAGGTCGCCACGGTAACAAAGGTGTTATCTCCAAGATCAACCCGATCGAAGATATGCCTTACGATGAGAACGGCACGCCGGTCGATATCGTACTGAACCCGCTGGGCGTACCGTCACGTATGAACATCGGTCAGATTCTGGAAACCCACCTCGGGATGGCGGCTAAAGGCATTGGTGAGAAAATCAATGCAATGCTGAAGAAGCAGGAAGAAGTCGCCAAACTGCGTGAGTTTATCCAGCGTGCTTATGACCTGGGCACGGATGTGCGTCAGAAAGTTGACCTGAACACCTTCTCGGACGATGAAGTGCTGCGTCTGGCTGAGAACCTGAAAAAAGGTATGCCAATCGCAACGCCAGTGTTCGATGGTGCGAAAGAGATCGAAATCAAAGAGCTGCTGCAGCTCGGCGGCCTGCCTTCTTCCGGTCAGATCACCCTGTTCGACGGCCGTACCGGTGAGCAGTTCGAGCGTCAGGTAACCGTAGGTTACATGTACATGCTGAAACTGAACCACCTGGTCGACGACAAGATGCACGCACGTTCTACCGGCTCTTACAGCCTCGTTACGCAGCAGCCGCTGGGTGGTAAGGCGCAGTTCGGTGGTCAGCGCTTCGGTGAGATGGAAGTGTGGGCACTGGAAGCATACGGTGCCGCGTATACCCTGCAGGAAATGCTGACTGTTAAGTCTGATGACGTGAATGGTCGTACGAAGATGTATAAAAACATCGTCGACGGCAACCATCAGATGGAACCGGGCATGCCGGAATCCTTCAACGTACTGTTGAAAGAGATTCGCTCGCTGGGTATCAACATCGAGCTGGAAGACGAGTAA
- the rpoC gene encoding DNA-directed RNA polymerase subunit beta', with amino-acid sequence MKDLLKFLKAQTKTEEFDAIKIALASPDMIRSWSFGEVKKPETINYRTFKPERDGLFCARIFGPVKDYECLCGKYKRLKHRGVICEKCGVEVTQTKVRRERMGHIELASPTAHIWFLKSLPSRIGLLLDMPLRDIERVLYFESYVVVEGGMTNLEKRQILTEEQYLDALEEFGDEFDAKMGAEAIQALLKNMDLEQECEQLREELNETNSETKRKKLTKRIKLLEAFVQSGNKPEWMILTVLPVLPPDLRPLVPLDGGRFATSDLNDLYRRVINRNNRLKRLLDLAAPDIIVRNEKRMLQEAVDALLDNGRRGRAITGSNKRPLKSLADMIKGKQGRFRQNLLGKRVDYSGRSVITVGPYLRLHQCGLPKKMALELFKPFIYGKLELRGLATTIKAAKKMVEREEAVVWDILDEVIREHPVLLNRAPTLHRLGIQAFEPVLIEGKAIQLHPLVCAAYNADFDGDQMAVHVPLTLEAQLEARALMMSTNNILSPANGEPIIVPSQDVVLGLYYMTRDKVNAKGEGMVLTGPKEAERVYRAGQAELHARVKVRITEYTKNEQDELVAKTSLIDTTIGRAILWMIVPKGLPYSIVNQALGKKAISKMLNTCYRILGLKPTVIFADQTMYTGFAYAARSGASVGIDDMVIPAKKAEIIAEAEAEVAEIQEQFQSGLVTAGERYNKVIDIWAAANERVSKAMMDNLQTETVINRHGEEEQQVSFNSIYMMADSGARGSAAQIRQLAGMRGLMAKPDGSIIETPITANFREGLNVLQYFISTHGARKGLADTALKTANSGYLTRRLVDVAQDLVVTEDDCGTFEGIMMTPVIEGGDVKEPLRERVLGRVTAEDVLKPGTADILIPRNTLIDEHWCDVVEENSVDAIKVRSVVSCETDFGVCAHCYGRDLARGHIINKGEAIGVIAAQSIGEPGTQLTMRTFHIGGAASRAAAESSIQVKNKGTIKLTNAKSVTNSSGKLVIVSRNVELKMIDEFGRTKESYKVPYGAVMAKGDGEQVAAGETVANWDPHTMPVITEVGGFIRFTDMIDGQTITRQTDDLTGLSSLVVLDSAERTSGGKDLRPALKIVDANGNDVLIPGTDMPAQYFLPGKAIVQLEDGVKISSGDTLARVPQESGGTKDITGGLPRVADLFEARRPKEPAILAEISGIISFGKETKGKRRLVITPVDGSDPYEEMIPKWRQLNVFEGERVERGDVVSDGPESPHDILRLRGVHAVTRYITNEVQEVYRLQGVKINDKHIEVIVRQMLRKATIMNAGSSEFLEGEQAEVSRIKISNRDLEANGKIGATYMRDLLGITKASLATESFISAASFQETTRVLTEAAVAGKRDELRGLKENVIVGRLIPAGTGYAYHQDRMRRRQAGEVPAAPQVTADEASASLAELLNAGLGGSDDE; translated from the coding sequence GTGAAAGACTTACTTAAGTTTCTGAAAGCGCAAACTAAGACCGAAGAGTTTGACGCGATCAAAATTGCGCTGGCTTCGCCAGACATGATCCGTTCCTGGTCCTTCGGTGAAGTGAAAAAGCCGGAAACCATTAACTACCGTACCTTCAAGCCGGAGCGTGACGGTCTTTTCTGCGCCCGTATTTTCGGACCGGTAAAAGATTACGAGTGCCTGTGCGGTAAGTACAAGCGTCTGAAACACCGCGGTGTGATCTGTGAGAAGTGTGGCGTTGAAGTCACGCAGACCAAAGTGCGTCGTGAGCGTATGGGCCACATTGAGCTGGCTTCACCTACGGCCCACATCTGGTTCCTGAAATCACTGCCATCCCGCATCGGCCTGCTGCTGGATATGCCGCTGCGTGATATCGAGCGCGTGCTGTACTTCGAATCCTACGTGGTTGTTGAAGGCGGCATGACCAACCTGGAAAAACGTCAGATTCTGACGGAAGAGCAGTACCTTGACGCGCTGGAAGAGTTCGGTGACGAATTCGACGCGAAGATGGGTGCGGAAGCTATCCAGGCGCTGCTGAAAAATATGGATCTGGAGCAGGAGTGCGAGCAGCTGCGTGAAGAGCTGAACGAAACCAACTCTGAGACCAAACGTAAGAAGCTGACCAAGCGTATCAAACTGCTGGAAGCGTTCGTACAGTCTGGCAACAAGCCAGAGTGGATGATCCTGACCGTTCTGCCGGTACTGCCGCCAGATCTGCGTCCGCTGGTACCGCTGGATGGTGGTCGTTTCGCTACGTCGGATCTGAACGATCTGTATCGTCGCGTAATCAACCGTAACAACCGTCTGAAGCGTCTGCTGGATCTGGCTGCGCCAGATATCATCGTACGTAACGAAAAACGTATGCTGCAGGAAGCGGTAGATGCCCTGCTGGACAACGGCCGTCGCGGTCGTGCCATCACCGGCTCTAACAAACGCCCACTGAAATCGCTTGCCGACATGATCAAAGGTAAGCAGGGTCGTTTCCGTCAGAACCTGCTGGGTAAACGTGTTGACTACTCCGGTCGTTCGGTTATCACCGTAGGTCCATACCTGCGTCTGCATCAGTGCGGTCTGCCGAAGAAAATGGCCCTGGAGCTGTTCAAACCGTTCATCTACGGCAAGCTGGAACTGCGTGGTCTTGCTACCACCATCAAAGCTGCCAAGAAAATGGTTGAGCGTGAAGAAGCGGTAGTCTGGGATATCCTGGACGAAGTGATTCGCGAACACCCGGTCCTGCTGAACCGTGCACCAACCCTGCACCGTCTGGGTATTCAGGCGTTTGAACCGGTTCTGATCGAAGGTAAAGCGATCCAGCTGCACCCGCTGGTTTGTGCGGCTTATAACGCCGACTTCGATGGTGACCAGATGGCTGTTCACGTACCGCTGACGCTGGAAGCCCAGCTGGAAGCGCGTGCGCTGATGATGTCAACCAACAACATTCTGTCGCCAGCGAACGGTGAGCCAATCATTGTTCCATCACAGGACGTTGTTCTGGGTCTGTACTACATGACCCGTGACAAAGTGAACGCCAAAGGCGAAGGCATGGTGCTGACCGGCCCGAAAGAAGCTGAGCGTGTTTATCGCGCAGGCCAGGCCGAGCTGCATGCGCGCGTTAAAGTGCGTATCACTGAGTACACCAAAAATGAGCAGGATGAGCTCGTTGCGAAAACCAGCCTGATCGACACGACCATTGGCCGTGCGATTCTGTGGATGATCGTGCCGAAAGGTCTGCCTTACTCCATCGTCAACCAGGCGCTGGGTAAAAAAGCCATTTCGAAGATGCTGAACACCTGTTACCGCATCCTCGGCCTGAAGCCGACCGTTATCTTTGCTGACCAGACCATGTACACCGGTTTTGCTTACGCAGCCCGTTCAGGTGCGTCTGTCGGTATCGACGATATGGTTATCCCGGCTAAGAAAGCGGAAATCATCGCCGAAGCAGAAGCGGAAGTGGCTGAGATCCAGGAACAGTTCCAGTCTGGTCTGGTAACTGCTGGTGAACGTTATAACAAAGTCATCGATATCTGGGCTGCCGCGAACGAACGCGTCTCCAAGGCGATGATGGATAACCTGCAGACTGAAACGGTGATCAACCGTCACGGTGAAGAAGAGCAGCAGGTTTCGTTTAACAGCATTTACATGATGGCCGACTCCGGTGCGCGTGGTTCTGCGGCACAGATTCGTCAGCTGGCAGGTATGCGTGGTCTGATGGCGAAGCCAGATGGCTCCATCATCGAAACGCCAATCACCGCGAACTTCCGTGAAGGTCTGAACGTACTCCAGTACTTCATCTCGACGCACGGTGCGCGTAAAGGTCTGGCGGATACCGCACTGAAAACCGCAAACTCCGGTTATCTGACCCGTCGTCTGGTTGACGTGGCGCAGGACCTGGTTGTGACCGAAGATGACTGTGGCACGTTCGAAGGCATCATGATGACTCCGGTCATCGAAGGTGGCGACGTTAAAGAGCCGCTGCGTGAGCGTGTGCTGGGCCGTGTAACGGCAGAAGACGTGCTGAAGCCGGGCACTGCGGACATTCTGATCCCGCGTAACACCCTGATCGATGAGCACTGGTGTGACGTGGTGGAAGAGAACTCCGTTGACGCCATTAAAGTGCGTTCGGTCGTAAGCTGTGAAACCGACTTCGGTGTGTGTGCACACTGCTACGGTCGCGATCTGGCACGTGGTCACATCATCAACAAAGGTGAGGCCATCGGCGTTATCGCAGCACAGTCCATCGGTGAGCCGGGTACTCAGCTGACGATGCGTACGTTCCACATCGGTGGTGCGGCATCGCGTGCGGCTGCTGAATCCAGCATTCAGGTGAAGAACAAAGGTACTATCAAGCTGACCAACGCCAAGTCAGTAACCAACTCCTCCGGGAAGCTGGTTATCGTTTCGCGTAACGTTGAGCTGAAAATGATCGACGAGTTCGGTCGTACCAAAGAGAGCTATAAAGTGCCTTACGGTGCAGTGATGGCGAAAGGTGATGGCGAGCAGGTTGCCGCGGGCGAAACCGTAGCGAACTGGGATCCACACACCATGCCGGTTATCACTGAAGTGGGTGGTTTCATCCGCTTTACCGATATGATCGACGGTCAGACCATTACCCGTCAGACTGACGACCTCACCGGTCTGTCATCGCTGGTGGTACTGGATTCCGCAGAGCGTACTTCGGGTGGTAAAGACCTGCGTCCGGCACTGAAAATCGTTGATGCCAACGGTAACGACGTTCTGATCCCGGGTACCGATATGCCTGCGCAATACTTCCTGCCTGGTAAAGCGATTGTACAGCTGGAAGATGGCGTCAAGATCAGCTCGGGTGATACCCTGGCGCGTGTGCCGCAGGAATCTGGCGGTACCAAGGACATCACCGGTGGTCTGCCGCGCGTTGCGGATCTGTTCGAAGCGCGTCGTCCGAAAGAGCCAGCTATCCTGGCGGAGATCAGCGGTATTATCTCCTTCGGTAAAGAGACCAAAGGCAAGCGTCGTCTGGTGATCACGCCGGTTGATGGCAGCGATCCGTACGAAGAGATGATTCCGAAATGGCGTCAGCTGAACGTATTCGAAGGTGAGCGTGTTGAACGCGGTGACGTCGTTTCTGACGGCCCGGAATCACCACACGATATCCTGCGTCTGCGTGGCGTCCATGCGGTGACCCGTTATATCACCAACGAAGTGCAGGAAGTTTACCGCCTGCAGGGCGTTAAGATTAACGATAAGCACATCGAAGTCATCGTGCGTCAGATGCTGCGTAAAGCGACCATCATGAACGCGGGTAGCTCGGAGTTCCTGGAAGGCGAGCAGGCAGAAGTCTCTCGTATCAAGATCTCCAACCGCGATCTGGAAGCGAACGGCAAAATCGGTGCAACCTACATGCGCGATCTGCTGGGTATCACCAAAGCGTCTCTGGCAACCGAGTCGTTCATCTCTGCAGCATCGTTCCAGGAGACCACCCGTGTCCTGACCGAAGCCGCAGTAGCAGGTAAGCGCGATGAACTGCGCGGTCTGAAAGAGAACGTTATCGTGGGTCGTCTGATCCCGGCAGGTACCGGTTACGCTTACCATCAGGATCGTATGCGTCGCCGTCAGGCAGGCGAAGTACCGGCAGCACCGCAGGTTACTGCGGATGAAGCCTCTGCCAGCCTGGCTGAACTGCTGAACGCAGGTCTGGGCGGAAGCGACGACGAGTAA
- a CDS encoding DUF1127 domain-containing protein — MEFDQNRAAKPFNVTLPDMLRGLVRVVKRWHAKRQTRLLLANLSDAQLRDIGLTRQDIDRQC; from the coding sequence ATGGAATTCGATCAGAATCGGGCCGCAAAACCGTTTAACGTCACGTTACCGGATATGTTGCGTGGGTTAGTACGCGTAGTGAAGCGCTGGCACGCGAAACGGCAGACCCGTCTCTTGCTGGCGAACCTGAGCGACGCGCAGCTGCGCGATATTGGCCTGACGCGACAGGATATCGATCGTCAGTGCTAA